From Meles meles chromosome 5, mMelMel3.1 paternal haplotype, whole genome shotgun sequence, one genomic window encodes:
- the BCLAF1 gene encoding bcl-2-associated transcription factor 1 isoform X3 yields the protein MGRSNSRSHSSRSKSRSQSSSRSRSRSHSRKKRYSSRSRSRTYSRSRSRDRIYSRDYRRDYRNNRGMRRPYGYRGRGRGYYQGGGGRYHRGGYRPVWNRRHSRSPRRGRSRSRSPKRRSVSSQRSRSRSRRSYRSSRSPRSSSSRSSSPYSKSPVSKRRGSQEKQTKKAEGEPQEESPLKSKSQEEPKDTFEHDPSESIDEFNKSSATSGDIWPGLSAYDNSPRSPHSPSPIATPPSQSSSCSDAPMLSTVHSAKNTPSQHSHSIQHSPERSGSGSVGNGSSRYSPSQNSPIHHIPSRRSPAKTITPQNAPRDEARGRSSFYPDGGDQETAKTGKFLKRFTDEESRVFLLDRGNTRDKEAPKEKGSEKGRAEGEWEDQEALDYFSDKESGKQKFNDSEGDDTEETEDYRQFRKSVLADQGKNFATTSHRNTEEEGPKYKSKVSLKGNRESDGFREEKNYKLKETGYVVERPSTAKDKHKEDDKSSERITVKKETQSPEQVKSEKLKDLFDYSPPLHKNLDAREKSTFREESPLRIKMIASDSHRPEVKLKMAPVPLDDSNRPASLTKDRLLASTLVHSVKKEQEFRSIFDHIKLPQASKSTSESFIQHIVSLVHHVKEQYFKSAAVTLNERFTSYQKATEEHSTRQKSPEIHRRIDISPSALRKHTRLAGEERVFKEENQKGDKKLRCDSADLRHDIDRRRKERSKERGDSKGSRESSGSRKQEKTPKDYKEYKSYKDDSKHKSREQDHSRSSSSSASPSSPSSREEKESKKEREEEFKTHHELKEYSGFGGVSRPRGTFHDDRDDGVDYWAKRGRGRGTFQRGRGRFNFKKSGSSPKWTHDKYQGDGIVEDEEETMENNEEKKDRRKEEKE from the exons ATGGGTCGCTCCAATTCTAGATCACATTCTTCAAGATCAAAGTCTAGATCACAGTCTAGTTCTCGATCAAGATCAAGATCACATTCTAGAAAGAAGAGATACAG ttctAGGTCTCGTTCCAGGACATATTCAAGATCTCGTAGTAGAGATCGTATTTATTCTAGAGATTATCGCCGAGATTACAGAAATAATAGAGGAATGAGACGACCTTATGGGtacagaggaaggggcagagggtattatcaaggaggaggagggagatacCATCGAGGTGGTTATAGACCTGTCTGGAATAGAAGACACTCTAGGAGTCCTAGACGAGGTCGTTCACGTTCCAGGAGTCCAAAAAGAAGATCCGTTTCTTCTCAAAGATCCCGAAGCAGATCTCGCCGGTCATATAGATCTTCTAGGTCTCCAAGATCATCCTCTTCTCGTTCTTCATCCCCATATAGCAAATCTCCTGTCTCTAAAAGACGAGGGTCTcaggaaaaacaaaccaaaaaagctgAAGGGGAGCCCCAAGAAGAGAGTCCTTTGAAAAGTAAATCGCAGGAGGAGCCAAAAGATACATTTGAACATGACCCATCTGAATCTATTGATGAGTTTAACAAATCATCAGCCACATCGGGTGATATTTGGCCTGGCCTTTCAGCTTATGATAATAGTCCCAGATCACCTCATAGTCCTTCACCGATTGCTACACCACCTAGTCAGAGTTCATCTTGCTCTGATGCCCCCATGCTTAGTACAGTCCACTCTGCAAAAAACACCCCTTCTCAGCATTCACATTCCATTCAGCATAGTCCTGAAAGGTCTGGGTCTGGTTCTGTTGGAAATGGATCTAGTCGATACAGTCCTTCTCAGAATAGTCCAATTCATCATATCCCTTCACGAAGAAGCCCTGCAAAGACAATCACACCACAGAATGCTCCAAGAGATGAGGCTAGGGGACGTTCTTCATTTTATCCTGATGGTGGAGATCAGGAAACTGCAAAGAcaggaaaattcttaaaaag GTTCACAGATGAAGAGTCTAGAGTATTCCTGCTTGATAGGGGTAATACCAGGGATAAAGAGGCTCCAAAggagaaaggatcagagaaagggagggcagagggagaatgggaAGATCAGGAAGCGCTAGATTACTTTAGTGATAAAGAGTCtggaaaacaaaagtttaatgatTCAGAAGGGGATGATACAGAGGAGACAGAGGATTATAGACAGTTCAGGAAGTCAGTTCTTGCAGATCAGGGTAAAAATTTTGCTACTACATCTCACCGGAATACTGAGGAGGAAGGACCCAAGTACAAGTCCAAAGTTTCACTGAAAGGCAATAGAGAAAGTGATggatttagagaagaaaaaaattataaacttaaaGAGACTGGCTACGTAGTGGAAAGGCCTAGCACTGCAAAAGATAAGCACAAGGAAGACGACAAAAGTTCTGAGAGAATAACAGTAAAGAAAGAAACTCAGTCACCTGAGCAGGTAAAGTCTGAAAAGCTCAAAGACCTCTTTGATTACAGTCCCCCTCTACACAAGAATCTGGATGCACGAGAAAAGTCTACTTTCAGAGAAGAGAGCCCACTTAGGATCAAAATGATAGCCAGTGATTCTCATCGTCCTGAAGTCAAACTCAAAATGGCACCTGTTCCTCTTGATGATTCTAACAG ACCTGCTTCCTTGACTAAAGACAGGCTACTTGCTAGTACACTTGTCCATTCTgtcaagaaagaacaagaattcCGATCCATCTTTGACCACATTAAGTTGCCACAGGCCAGCAAAAGCACTTCAGAGTCTTTTATTCAACACATTGTGTCCTTGGTTCATCATGTTAAAG AGCAATACTTCAAATCAGCTGCAGTGACCCTAAACGAGAGGTTCACCTCGTATCAGAAAGCCACCGAAGAACATAGTACCAGGCAAAAGAGCCCTGAGATACACAG GAGAATTGACATCTCTCCGAGTGCCCTGAGGAAGCACACTCGTttagcaggggaagagagagtttttaaagaagaaaatcaaaag GGAGATAAAAAATTAAGGTGTGATTCTGCAGATCTTCGGCATGACATTGATCGtcggagaaaagaaagaagtaaagaacGGGGGGATTCCAAGGGCTCCAGGGAATCCAGTGGatcaagaaagcaggaaaaaactcCAAAAGATTACAAGGAATACAAATCTTACAAAGATGACAG TAAACATAAAAGTAGAGAGCAAGATCATTCTCGATCTTCATCATCCTCAGCATCACCTTCTTCTCCCAGTTCTcgagaagaaaaagagagtaagaaggaaagagaagaagaatttAAAACGCACCATGAACTGAAAGAATACTCTGGCTTTGGAGGAGTTAGCCGACCACGAGGAACCTTT
- the BCLAF1 gene encoding bcl-2-associated transcription factor 1 isoform X2 yields the protein MGRSNSRSHSSRSKSRSQSSSRSRSRSHSRKKRYRSRSRTYSRSRSRDRIYSRDYRRDYRNNRGMRRPYGYRGRGRGYYQGGGGRYHRGGYRPVWNRRHSRSPRRGRSRSRSPKRRSVSSQRSRSRSRRSYRSSRSPRSSSSRSSSPYSKSPVSKRRGSQEKQTKKAEGEPQEESPLKSKSQEEPKDTFEHDPSESIDEFNKSSATSGDIWPGLSAYDNSPRSPHSPSPIATPPSQSSSCSDAPMLSTVHSAKNTPSQHSHSIQHSPERSGSGSVGNGSSRYSPSQNSPIHHIPSRRSPAKTITPQNAPRDEARGRSSFYPDGGDQETAKTGKFLKRFTDEESRVFLLDRGNTRDKEAPKEKGSEKGRAEGEWEDQEALDYFSDKESGKQKFNDSEGDDTEETEDYRQFRKSVLADQGKNFATTSHRNTEEEGPKYKSKVSLKGNRESDGFREEKNYKLKETGYVVERPSTAKDKHKEDDKSSERITVKKETQSPEQVKSEKLKDLFDYSPPLHKNLDAREKSTFREESPLRIKMIASDSHRPEVKLKMAPVPLDDSNRPASLTKDRLLASTLVHSVKKEQEFRSIFDHIKLPQASKSTSESFIQHIVSLVHHVKEQYFKSAAVTLNERFTSYQKATEEHSTRQKSPEIHRRIDISPSALRKHTRLAGEERVFKEENQKGDKKLRCDSADLRHDIDRRRKERSKERGDSKGSRESSGSRKQEKTPKDYKEYKSYKDDSKHKSREQDHSRSSSSSASPSSPSSREEKESKKEREEEFKTHHELKEYSGFGGVSRPRGTFFRIRGRGRARGVFAGTNTGPNNSNTTFQKRPKEEEWDPEYTPKSKKYFLHDDRDDGVDYWAKRGRGRGTFQRGRGRFNFKKSGSSPKWTHDKYQGDGIVEDEEETMENNEEKKDRRKEEKE from the exons ATGGGTCGCTCCAATTCTAGATCACATTCTTCAAGATCAAAGTCTAGATCACAGTCTAGTTCTCGATCAAGATCAAGATCACATTCTAGAAAGAAGAGATACAG GTCTCGTTCCAGGACATATTCAAGATCTCGTAGTAGAGATCGTATTTATTCTAGAGATTATCGCCGAGATTACAGAAATAATAGAGGAATGAGACGACCTTATGGGtacagaggaaggggcagagggtattatcaaggaggaggagggagatacCATCGAGGTGGTTATAGACCTGTCTGGAATAGAAGACACTCTAGGAGTCCTAGACGAGGTCGTTCACGTTCCAGGAGTCCAAAAAGAAGATCCGTTTCTTCTCAAAGATCCCGAAGCAGATCTCGCCGGTCATATAGATCTTCTAGGTCTCCAAGATCATCCTCTTCTCGTTCTTCATCCCCATATAGCAAATCTCCTGTCTCTAAAAGACGAGGGTCTcaggaaaaacaaaccaaaaaagctgAAGGGGAGCCCCAAGAAGAGAGTCCTTTGAAAAGTAAATCGCAGGAGGAGCCAAAAGATACATTTGAACATGACCCATCTGAATCTATTGATGAGTTTAACAAATCATCAGCCACATCGGGTGATATTTGGCCTGGCCTTTCAGCTTATGATAATAGTCCCAGATCACCTCATAGTCCTTCACCGATTGCTACACCACCTAGTCAGAGTTCATCTTGCTCTGATGCCCCCATGCTTAGTACAGTCCACTCTGCAAAAAACACCCCTTCTCAGCATTCACATTCCATTCAGCATAGTCCTGAAAGGTCTGGGTCTGGTTCTGTTGGAAATGGATCTAGTCGATACAGTCCTTCTCAGAATAGTCCAATTCATCATATCCCTTCACGAAGAAGCCCTGCAAAGACAATCACACCACAGAATGCTCCAAGAGATGAGGCTAGGGGACGTTCTTCATTTTATCCTGATGGTGGAGATCAGGAAACTGCAAAGAcaggaaaattcttaaaaag GTTCACAGATGAAGAGTCTAGAGTATTCCTGCTTGATAGGGGTAATACCAGGGATAAAGAGGCTCCAAAggagaaaggatcagagaaagggagggcagagggagaatgggaAGATCAGGAAGCGCTAGATTACTTTAGTGATAAAGAGTCtggaaaacaaaagtttaatgatTCAGAAGGGGATGATACAGAGGAGACAGAGGATTATAGACAGTTCAGGAAGTCAGTTCTTGCAGATCAGGGTAAAAATTTTGCTACTACATCTCACCGGAATACTGAGGAGGAAGGACCCAAGTACAAGTCCAAAGTTTCACTGAAAGGCAATAGAGAAAGTGATggatttagagaagaaaaaaattataaacttaaaGAGACTGGCTACGTAGTGGAAAGGCCTAGCACTGCAAAAGATAAGCACAAGGAAGACGACAAAAGTTCTGAGAGAATAACAGTAAAGAAAGAAACTCAGTCACCTGAGCAGGTAAAGTCTGAAAAGCTCAAAGACCTCTTTGATTACAGTCCCCCTCTACACAAGAATCTGGATGCACGAGAAAAGTCTACTTTCAGAGAAGAGAGCCCACTTAGGATCAAAATGATAGCCAGTGATTCTCATCGTCCTGAAGTCAAACTCAAAATGGCACCTGTTCCTCTTGATGATTCTAACAG ACCTGCTTCCTTGACTAAAGACAGGCTACTTGCTAGTACACTTGTCCATTCTgtcaagaaagaacaagaattcCGATCCATCTTTGACCACATTAAGTTGCCACAGGCCAGCAAAAGCACTTCAGAGTCTTTTATTCAACACATTGTGTCCTTGGTTCATCATGTTAAAG AGCAATACTTCAAATCAGCTGCAGTGACCCTAAACGAGAGGTTCACCTCGTATCAGAAAGCCACCGAAGAACATAGTACCAGGCAAAAGAGCCCTGAGATACACAG GAGAATTGACATCTCTCCGAGTGCCCTGAGGAAGCACACTCGTttagcaggggaagagagagtttttaaagaagaaaatcaaaag GGAGATAAAAAATTAAGGTGTGATTCTGCAGATCTTCGGCATGACATTGATCGtcggagaaaagaaagaagtaaagaacGGGGGGATTCCAAGGGCTCCAGGGAATCCAGTGGatcaagaaagcaggaaaaaactcCAAAAGATTACAAGGAATACAAATCTTACAAAGATGACAG TAAACATAAAAGTAGAGAGCAAGATCATTCTCGATCTTCATCATCCTCAGCATCACCTTCTTCTCCCAGTTCTcgagaagaaaaagagagtaagaaggaaagagaagaagaatttAAAACGCACCATGAACTGAAAGAATACTCTGGCTTTGGAGGAGTTAGCCGACCACGAGGAACCTTT TTTCGAAttagaggcagaggaagagccaGAGGAGTTTTTGCTGGGACAAATACTGGTCCAAACAACTCAAATACTACTTTTCAAAAGAGACCGAAGGAAGAGGAATGGGATCCAGAATATACCCCAAAGAGCAAGAAGTACTTCTTG
- the BCLAF1 gene encoding bcl-2-associated transcription factor 1 isoform X1, with translation MGRSNSRSHSSRSKSRSQSSSRSRSRSHSRKKRYSSRSRSRTYSRSRSRDRIYSRDYRRDYRNNRGMRRPYGYRGRGRGYYQGGGGRYHRGGYRPVWNRRHSRSPRRGRSRSRSPKRRSVSSQRSRSRSRRSYRSSRSPRSSSSRSSSPYSKSPVSKRRGSQEKQTKKAEGEPQEESPLKSKSQEEPKDTFEHDPSESIDEFNKSSATSGDIWPGLSAYDNSPRSPHSPSPIATPPSQSSSCSDAPMLSTVHSAKNTPSQHSHSIQHSPERSGSGSVGNGSSRYSPSQNSPIHHIPSRRSPAKTITPQNAPRDEARGRSSFYPDGGDQETAKTGKFLKRFTDEESRVFLLDRGNTRDKEAPKEKGSEKGRAEGEWEDQEALDYFSDKESGKQKFNDSEGDDTEETEDYRQFRKSVLADQGKNFATTSHRNTEEEGPKYKSKVSLKGNRESDGFREEKNYKLKETGYVVERPSTAKDKHKEDDKSSERITVKKETQSPEQVKSEKLKDLFDYSPPLHKNLDAREKSTFREESPLRIKMIASDSHRPEVKLKMAPVPLDDSNRPASLTKDRLLASTLVHSVKKEQEFRSIFDHIKLPQASKSTSESFIQHIVSLVHHVKEQYFKSAAVTLNERFTSYQKATEEHSTRQKSPEIHRRIDISPSALRKHTRLAGEERVFKEENQKGDKKLRCDSADLRHDIDRRRKERSKERGDSKGSRESSGSRKQEKTPKDYKEYKSYKDDSKHKSREQDHSRSSSSSASPSSPSSREEKESKKEREEEFKTHHELKEYSGFGGVSRPRGTFFRIRGRGRARGVFAGTNTGPNNSNTTFQKRPKEEEWDPEYTPKSKKYFLHDDRDDGVDYWAKRGRGRGTFQRGRGRFNFKKSGSSPKWTHDKYQGDGIVEDEEETMENNEEKKDRRKEEKE, from the exons ATGGGTCGCTCCAATTCTAGATCACATTCTTCAAGATCAAAGTCTAGATCACAGTCTAGTTCTCGATCAAGATCAAGATCACATTCTAGAAAGAAGAGATACAG ttctAGGTCTCGTTCCAGGACATATTCAAGATCTCGTAGTAGAGATCGTATTTATTCTAGAGATTATCGCCGAGATTACAGAAATAATAGAGGAATGAGACGACCTTATGGGtacagaggaaggggcagagggtattatcaaggaggaggagggagatacCATCGAGGTGGTTATAGACCTGTCTGGAATAGAAGACACTCTAGGAGTCCTAGACGAGGTCGTTCACGTTCCAGGAGTCCAAAAAGAAGATCCGTTTCTTCTCAAAGATCCCGAAGCAGATCTCGCCGGTCATATAGATCTTCTAGGTCTCCAAGATCATCCTCTTCTCGTTCTTCATCCCCATATAGCAAATCTCCTGTCTCTAAAAGACGAGGGTCTcaggaaaaacaaaccaaaaaagctgAAGGGGAGCCCCAAGAAGAGAGTCCTTTGAAAAGTAAATCGCAGGAGGAGCCAAAAGATACATTTGAACATGACCCATCTGAATCTATTGATGAGTTTAACAAATCATCAGCCACATCGGGTGATATTTGGCCTGGCCTTTCAGCTTATGATAATAGTCCCAGATCACCTCATAGTCCTTCACCGATTGCTACACCACCTAGTCAGAGTTCATCTTGCTCTGATGCCCCCATGCTTAGTACAGTCCACTCTGCAAAAAACACCCCTTCTCAGCATTCACATTCCATTCAGCATAGTCCTGAAAGGTCTGGGTCTGGTTCTGTTGGAAATGGATCTAGTCGATACAGTCCTTCTCAGAATAGTCCAATTCATCATATCCCTTCACGAAGAAGCCCTGCAAAGACAATCACACCACAGAATGCTCCAAGAGATGAGGCTAGGGGACGTTCTTCATTTTATCCTGATGGTGGAGATCAGGAAACTGCAAAGAcaggaaaattcttaaaaag GTTCACAGATGAAGAGTCTAGAGTATTCCTGCTTGATAGGGGTAATACCAGGGATAAAGAGGCTCCAAAggagaaaggatcagagaaagggagggcagagggagaatgggaAGATCAGGAAGCGCTAGATTACTTTAGTGATAAAGAGTCtggaaaacaaaagtttaatgatTCAGAAGGGGATGATACAGAGGAGACAGAGGATTATAGACAGTTCAGGAAGTCAGTTCTTGCAGATCAGGGTAAAAATTTTGCTACTACATCTCACCGGAATACTGAGGAGGAAGGACCCAAGTACAAGTCCAAAGTTTCACTGAAAGGCAATAGAGAAAGTGATggatttagagaagaaaaaaattataaacttaaaGAGACTGGCTACGTAGTGGAAAGGCCTAGCACTGCAAAAGATAAGCACAAGGAAGACGACAAAAGTTCTGAGAGAATAACAGTAAAGAAAGAAACTCAGTCACCTGAGCAGGTAAAGTCTGAAAAGCTCAAAGACCTCTTTGATTACAGTCCCCCTCTACACAAGAATCTGGATGCACGAGAAAAGTCTACTTTCAGAGAAGAGAGCCCACTTAGGATCAAAATGATAGCCAGTGATTCTCATCGTCCTGAAGTCAAACTCAAAATGGCACCTGTTCCTCTTGATGATTCTAACAG ACCTGCTTCCTTGACTAAAGACAGGCTACTTGCTAGTACACTTGTCCATTCTgtcaagaaagaacaagaattcCGATCCATCTTTGACCACATTAAGTTGCCACAGGCCAGCAAAAGCACTTCAGAGTCTTTTATTCAACACATTGTGTCCTTGGTTCATCATGTTAAAG AGCAATACTTCAAATCAGCTGCAGTGACCCTAAACGAGAGGTTCACCTCGTATCAGAAAGCCACCGAAGAACATAGTACCAGGCAAAAGAGCCCTGAGATACACAG GAGAATTGACATCTCTCCGAGTGCCCTGAGGAAGCACACTCGTttagcaggggaagagagagtttttaaagaagaaaatcaaaag GGAGATAAAAAATTAAGGTGTGATTCTGCAGATCTTCGGCATGACATTGATCGtcggagaaaagaaagaagtaaagaacGGGGGGATTCCAAGGGCTCCAGGGAATCCAGTGGatcaagaaagcaggaaaaaactcCAAAAGATTACAAGGAATACAAATCTTACAAAGATGACAG TAAACATAAAAGTAGAGAGCAAGATCATTCTCGATCTTCATCATCCTCAGCATCACCTTCTTCTCCCAGTTCTcgagaagaaaaagagagtaagaaggaaagagaagaagaatttAAAACGCACCATGAACTGAAAGAATACTCTGGCTTTGGAGGAGTTAGCCGACCACGAGGAACCTTT TTTCGAAttagaggcagaggaagagccaGAGGAGTTTTTGCTGGGACAAATACTGGTCCAAACAACTCAAATACTACTTTTCAAAAGAGACCGAAGGAAGAGGAATGGGATCCAGAATATACCCCAAAGAGCAAGAAGTACTTCTTG
- the BCLAF1 gene encoding bcl-2-associated transcription factor 1 isoform X4 — protein MGRSNSRSHSSRSKSRSQSSSRSRSRSHSRKKRYRSRSRTYSRSRSRDRIYSRDYRRDYRNNRGMRRPYGYRGRGRGYYQGGGGRYHRGGYRPVWNRRHSRSPRRGRSRSRSPKRRSVSSQRSRSRSRRSYRSSRSPRSSSSRSSSPYSKSPVSKRRGSQEKQTKKAEGEPQEESPLKSKSQEEPKDTFEHDPSESIDEFNKSSATSGDIWPGLSAYDNSPRSPHSPSPIATPPSQSSSCSDAPMLSTVHSAKNTPSQHSHSIQHSPERSGSGSVGNGSSRYSPSQNSPIHHIPSRRSPAKTITPQNAPRDEARGRSSFYPDGGDQETAKTGKFLKRFTDEESRVFLLDRGNTRDKEAPKEKGSEKGRAEGEWEDQEALDYFSDKESGKQKFNDSEGDDTEETEDYRQFRKSVLADQGKNFATTSHRNTEEEGPKYKSKVSLKGNRESDGFREEKNYKLKETGYVVERPSTAKDKHKEDDKSSERITVKKETQSPEQVKSEKLKDLFDYSPPLHKNLDAREKSTFREESPLRIKMIASDSHRPEVKLKMAPVPLDDSNRPASLTKDRLLASTLVHSVKKEQEFRSIFDHIKLPQASKSTSESFIQHIVSLVHHVKEQYFKSAAVTLNERFTSYQKATEEHSTRQKSPEIHRRIDISPSALRKHTRLAGEERVFKEENQKGDKKLRCDSADLRHDIDRRRKERSKERGDSKGSRESSGSRKQEKTPKDYKEYKSYKDDSKHKSREQDHSRSSSSSASPSSPSSREEKESKKEREEEFKTHHELKEYSGFGGVSRPRGTFHDDRDDGVDYWAKRGRGRGTFQRGRGRFNFKKSGSSPKWTHDKYQGDGIVEDEEETMENNEEKKDRRKEEKE, from the exons ATGGGTCGCTCCAATTCTAGATCACATTCTTCAAGATCAAAGTCTAGATCACAGTCTAGTTCTCGATCAAGATCAAGATCACATTCTAGAAAGAAGAGATACAG GTCTCGTTCCAGGACATATTCAAGATCTCGTAGTAGAGATCGTATTTATTCTAGAGATTATCGCCGAGATTACAGAAATAATAGAGGAATGAGACGACCTTATGGGtacagaggaaggggcagagggtattatcaaggaggaggagggagatacCATCGAGGTGGTTATAGACCTGTCTGGAATAGAAGACACTCTAGGAGTCCTAGACGAGGTCGTTCACGTTCCAGGAGTCCAAAAAGAAGATCCGTTTCTTCTCAAAGATCCCGAAGCAGATCTCGCCGGTCATATAGATCTTCTAGGTCTCCAAGATCATCCTCTTCTCGTTCTTCATCCCCATATAGCAAATCTCCTGTCTCTAAAAGACGAGGGTCTcaggaaaaacaaaccaaaaaagctgAAGGGGAGCCCCAAGAAGAGAGTCCTTTGAAAAGTAAATCGCAGGAGGAGCCAAAAGATACATTTGAACATGACCCATCTGAATCTATTGATGAGTTTAACAAATCATCAGCCACATCGGGTGATATTTGGCCTGGCCTTTCAGCTTATGATAATAGTCCCAGATCACCTCATAGTCCTTCACCGATTGCTACACCACCTAGTCAGAGTTCATCTTGCTCTGATGCCCCCATGCTTAGTACAGTCCACTCTGCAAAAAACACCCCTTCTCAGCATTCACATTCCATTCAGCATAGTCCTGAAAGGTCTGGGTCTGGTTCTGTTGGAAATGGATCTAGTCGATACAGTCCTTCTCAGAATAGTCCAATTCATCATATCCCTTCACGAAGAAGCCCTGCAAAGACAATCACACCACAGAATGCTCCAAGAGATGAGGCTAGGGGACGTTCTTCATTTTATCCTGATGGTGGAGATCAGGAAACTGCAAAGAcaggaaaattcttaaaaag GTTCACAGATGAAGAGTCTAGAGTATTCCTGCTTGATAGGGGTAATACCAGGGATAAAGAGGCTCCAAAggagaaaggatcagagaaagggagggcagagggagaatgggaAGATCAGGAAGCGCTAGATTACTTTAGTGATAAAGAGTCtggaaaacaaaagtttaatgatTCAGAAGGGGATGATACAGAGGAGACAGAGGATTATAGACAGTTCAGGAAGTCAGTTCTTGCAGATCAGGGTAAAAATTTTGCTACTACATCTCACCGGAATACTGAGGAGGAAGGACCCAAGTACAAGTCCAAAGTTTCACTGAAAGGCAATAGAGAAAGTGATggatttagagaagaaaaaaattataaacttaaaGAGACTGGCTACGTAGTGGAAAGGCCTAGCACTGCAAAAGATAAGCACAAGGAAGACGACAAAAGTTCTGAGAGAATAACAGTAAAGAAAGAAACTCAGTCACCTGAGCAGGTAAAGTCTGAAAAGCTCAAAGACCTCTTTGATTACAGTCCCCCTCTACACAAGAATCTGGATGCACGAGAAAAGTCTACTTTCAGAGAAGAGAGCCCACTTAGGATCAAAATGATAGCCAGTGATTCTCATCGTCCTGAAGTCAAACTCAAAATGGCACCTGTTCCTCTTGATGATTCTAACAG ACCTGCTTCCTTGACTAAAGACAGGCTACTTGCTAGTACACTTGTCCATTCTgtcaagaaagaacaagaattcCGATCCATCTTTGACCACATTAAGTTGCCACAGGCCAGCAAAAGCACTTCAGAGTCTTTTATTCAACACATTGTGTCCTTGGTTCATCATGTTAAAG AGCAATACTTCAAATCAGCTGCAGTGACCCTAAACGAGAGGTTCACCTCGTATCAGAAAGCCACCGAAGAACATAGTACCAGGCAAAAGAGCCCTGAGATACACAG GAGAATTGACATCTCTCCGAGTGCCCTGAGGAAGCACACTCGTttagcaggggaagagagagtttttaaagaagaaaatcaaaag GGAGATAAAAAATTAAGGTGTGATTCTGCAGATCTTCGGCATGACATTGATCGtcggagaaaagaaagaagtaaagaacGGGGGGATTCCAAGGGCTCCAGGGAATCCAGTGGatcaagaaagcaggaaaaaactcCAAAAGATTACAAGGAATACAAATCTTACAAAGATGACAG TAAACATAAAAGTAGAGAGCAAGATCATTCTCGATCTTCATCATCCTCAGCATCACCTTCTTCTCCCAGTTCTcgagaagaaaaagagagtaagaaggaaagagaagaagaatttAAAACGCACCATGAACTGAAAGAATACTCTGGCTTTGGAGGAGTTAGCCGACCACGAGGAACCTTT